Within Triticum dicoccoides isolate Atlit2015 ecotype Zavitan chromosome 1B, WEW_v2.0, whole genome shotgun sequence, the genomic segment tcctcgatTCACTTCCATTCTCGGTTTGTTAACCTACGATGGTGGATTGGAATACCTAGGTAAGAAAAAGGTAATTCTCCCAACTCACACCCGAACAATTGCCTATACGCCtcctgttcgtctttggctctaccaaaacagaacagctcgctcttattaaagttaatctttaacccggtcaattgttcaaataggcataacaccagcttcatgtttctcgctttggccaagtcatgctccataaagatgattgtatcatcagcgtactgaagtatggacacacctccatcaacaagatgaggtaccaatccatctacttgaccattttcctttgcccttcctatcagaattgctaacatatccaccacaatgttaaacaggataggtgacatcggatctccttgtcgaaggcctttatgtgtctggaaataatgtcctatatcgtcattcactttaattcccacactatctttttgcgtaaatgattcaacctgcctgcgccaggcttcatcaaaacctttcatacgcaatgactgTTGGAGAAATAGCCATTTGatcttatcgtacgctttctcgaaatccactttaaaaattactccatctaattttttggaatggatttcatggagcgtttcatgaaggactaccaccccttcaaggatatttctgtccGGCATAAAAGAAGTTTGGGATTTTGTGTGATTAATCTACAACTATCATTTTGTTAACCAAGGATTTCTGTGTGCCTTTACCATGTTCACGAATATAGTGTTGATCGAACTAGGGTTAAGAATTGATGAAGAAAGACACAACATAACCGTTAAGAGAAAAAAAAACTAGCAATCCCTTTTGTTCCAAAACATAACGAGCTCTTCGAATTttcactgtctctaatgcatgcttAACTTTTTAcaataaaactacttttacttaggGTCATTAGAGACATAATTACTTTGATCTTCCGACTGCTTCAGTCTCGTTGCAGACCTTACCAAAACAAATACGTCACACAAATGCCAGGCCGGATTTTTGCAGGCCATACGTCACACAATGATATATAGTATGACACAATTAAATGGGCACATGGTGTTGCCTCAAAGTAAGCAATAGTACGATCTCACCAAATGTATCTTCTGGCACCTCATCATCATGCCTTTACGAGGGATACAGCCAACATAGCTCGAGATGTTCTGGCACGCTCCTCTTGCAAGCTCCCATCTAGGATCCAGTACAGCTCCGCGGCCATCGCAAATTTATCCATAACCTTTCCGAAATGCTGGACTATTATCGGCTCAAATAAGGCTCTTAGATTGTTCACAAACCTGGTTGAGGTGCTCAGGGTGGTGCTCATTTCCGTTCTAGGGTCGTGCACACGCATCTCCCTGATCGAAAAAGAGCCTTCTGCCTTGCTGATCTCCCTCAGCTCCTCGCTGGAAGGTCCATACAATGGCATATAGAAAGAATAAAACTTTGCTTTGTCGATCACACCCTGCCAATCATATCATAGACCATGCGGTGAGATAATGGCATGCTGGATCGCAAGAGAAAAAGGTGTTATGCTACAAATGTACCTCCGCGACGAGGACACTCAGGATCTGAGCTACAATTCCAAGGAAAAGAATGAATTTGGAGGCAATTGCGTTAGAACGCGTCCCTACCAGGGAAATAACCATTCGACCTCCTGAGACCAATTCCTTGGCCCTCAGCTCCAAGAAAAGTGAGAAATCTTTCTTGAATTGTAGTGCATAGGCATCACGGACCATAGGGAGCCTTTCACGCCTAGCATGTTCATCAATGTCGAATGCTGGGATGTGGTTCCTTGTTAGATCTTCAGGAGCCTGTAAAGGTAAGATTTTGGTTACGATACTCACAACTAATTCGATTGGATCAATTTATCGAGCTCACACCTTTGAGAGCCAATGCAAGCTGTTGGACGAGCAGACAAGATGCAAGGAGTTACTAGTGAACAGTCGCTCATAAAATGACCCCGGTGCGACACTAGTCACAACAATAGTCTTCTTGCTTTCACGGAGCGTGACCAAGGTCTTCACCACCATGCTGAAGTCGTTGTCAGGCAAGTCGTTTAGTAGCACACACACTTCCGGTGGTGGTTGGTTTATCTGAAGGCAGTGGCTCTGGATGGCGTCGATGGCAGTTGATACCAGTGCAACTGCATTTCTGCCAGAGGAGCAGCCCACATCCACGACCATCAACTTTCCAAGCAACAAGGTATTTGTGTTGCTGCATAAGTCAGTGATGGCCGCGcctatccactagtagaaaaacacctaatagtcccggttcgtaaggacctttagtcccggttcatgaaccgggactaatgggtcgttactaatacctccacccattagtcccggttcaaacacgaatcgggaccaatgtgtctccacgtggccctgtgcgccgagcccagtcagggggcctttggtcccggttggtggttggtggctccaaccgggaccaaaagtccatgttttttttataaaagtggctgctttaggggttttgggggttatttttaggttgttattagctagctaatagagagaagtgtcctctcttatatctttgtCCTTAGTTTATCAACGccgctgctatgttcatttcacccgctgatataacatgctcatgcatgctcgcatcatacatcatcatatctaataacaagtcctactaatcatgcatcatcatacaacttctactcgttattaataataagtcatgcgatcatcatcctcatagtcatcgaatccaaccctacataattgttcttagcacatgatcatcagtatcaggtagga encodes:
- the LOC119299924 gene encoding salicylate/benzoate carboxyl methyltransferase-like, producing the protein MNPGHGETSYARNSSFQNAEQNRMKPLITSAAITDLCSNTNTLLLGKLMVVDVGCSSGRNAVALVSTAIDAIQSHCLQINQPPPEVCVLLNDLPDNDFSMVVKTLVTLRESKKTIVVTSVAPGSFYERLFTSNSLHLVCSSNSLHWLSKAPEDLTRNHIPAFDIDEHARRERLPMVRDAYALQFKKDFSLFLELRAKELVSGGRMVISLVGTRSNAIASKFILFLGIVAQILSVLVAEGVIDKAKFYSFYMPLYGPSSEELREISKAEGSFSIREMRVHDPRTEMSTTLSTSTRFVNNLRALFEPIIVQHFGKVMDKFAMAAELYWILDGSLQEERARTSRAMLAVSLVKA